GCCACAAAGGCAACATCTACTGCCAGCCGAAACCATACTGTGCTCACAGACAGCTGTCCATGTTCTCAGCGCACTGGGTGTGGATCAATACTTCTACATTTCTGACATGCGTTAACCACTTGTTCTACTACATCACACGTGATCGCAACTCCTGTCATTTTCTGTACCAAGTACAGAGTTCGGTCAATCTCGAGGTGATGTCGTTCATGATTTTTAATCACCACTGACTTCATATCTCTTCCCTCACTGTCATCAGACAACACACTCAGACACACCTTTGACTCTTTCAGCCACTTCAGTGGCACCCGTGTTAGTTTGTCTGCTAAGTTCCTCTCTGAGGGAACCAGAGTTACATGAACATCCAGCTAATAATCAGCAATGATCTGTGCAATGGTCCCGAGCCTTCTCTTAATAACCATTTCACTTAATCCACTAACCTTTGAACGCTTGGTGCCTTCTAGTATTGACTTCACCCACGCATGCACACTAGCAGAGTCAGTAACTACTTCGGCTCTCCTCAGCCCCCAGTGCAGTATCAAATTTATACCTTTAATCACAGCTTCTAATTCTGCAATGTTAATGTGGGACACATCATCATCCTTCCGTAGCCATGATGCATCTTCAACTATATCCTTATCTATCTGCAGTGCACACCCTATAGCTGTGCTACTGGCATCACACCATATCACAGCTTCTTTGTCACACATCACACTCCATGTTCCCTTCACAGGATCATGATTGTCAAGTCTCTGAGCCAAGTCTTCAACTAGTGATGTAACGTAAAAGGGCAATACATCATTCCACTGAATTGCATTCGTCTGGCGTTTTATGTAACTGCAGGCCACTCGTAACCAGCCTGCTACAGGATAATGGCCGGTTAGCTTGCCGCAAACAGAGAACAATTTTCTCTTGGTAGATGCTTTCTTCGGATCAGGTAACAGCCCGTCTCGCTTCCATTCTAACTTTGCTGTAGGCCCAGATACAACACAAAGACCGAGCACTCGAGTGTTTACGAGATTCTCTGGGTTTTTGGTCACCAGTCCATAACTGAGCAGGTGTTTCTGCACCCTCTTTGGTGATACCACTTCCTCATTAACCCATATATCATCAATGTAGTGATCTGTCCCCTCCTTCACTTCTTTGTCCAAAGCAAGGACTGCACTCACTATTC
The genomic region above belongs to Watersipora subatra chromosome 1, tzWatSuba1.1, whole genome shotgun sequence and contains:
- the LOC137386106 gene encoding uncharacterized protein, whose translation is MAATQPNKPKKVRPVMDYRELNQHVRSFPGQDTAVCQEKLRAGRKGIGKASILDLKKTYLQVHIADKLRRFQAVKYKGRLYVMTRMGFGLNVALKIMSRIVSAVLALDKEVKEGTDHYIDDIWVNEEVVSPKRVQKHLLSYGLVTKNPENLVNTRVLGLCVVSGPTAKLEWKRDGLLPDPKKASTKRKLFSVCGKLTGHYPVAGWLRVACSYIKRQTNAIQWNDVLPFYVTSLVEDLAQRLDNHDPVKGTWSVMCDKEAVIWCDASSTAIGCALQIDKDIVEDASWLRKDDDVSHINIAELEAVIKGINLILHWGLRRAEVVTDSASVHAWVKSILEGTKRSKVSGLSEMVIKRRLGTIAQIIADY